Sequence from the Curtobacterium sp. MCLR17_007 genome:
GCGATCGAGCGGGGTCCGGGCAGTGTCGCCGGTGCCGCCGTGGTGCAGTTCGGCGCGGGCGGAGCCGGCGCGGCGATCGCGTACGCGCTGGTGTCACTCGGCGTCGCGCGGTTGACGATCGTCGATGCAGACGCCGACCGGGCCGAAGGACTCCGGGTGTCGCTGGGATCGGACGTGGTCGACACCGTCGCCCTCGACGACGTGCCGTCGGTGCTTGCACAGGCGGACGGCGCCGTCAACGCCACTCCCCTCGGCATGAACGACGACGGACGCGCCGCGTTCGATCCCTCGGTGCTGCCTGCCCAGGCCTGGGTCGCGGACGCCGTCTACTTCCCGATCGACACGCCGTTGCTGCGCGCCGCCCGGGCCGCCGGCCGGAGGACCGTTGACGGCGGCTGGATGGCCGTCGGCCAGGCGGTGGCGAGCATCCGGGAGATCACCGGCCGCTCCCCCGACCTCGACCGGGTCCGCGTCGACTTCATCGGGTTCCTCCGCGACGGACGGATCGCTGGGTCGCGGTGACCTGGGTCGTGCTGACCTGGGCCGTCTTGACCGGATGTCGTCGTCGTCCGGCTCACCCCCGGACGTAGTCGGCCAGGTGCTTCCCGGTCAGCGTCGTGCGGTCAGCGACGAGTTCGGCGGGCGTGCCCTCGAACACCACGCGACCGCCGTCGTGTCCGGCGCCCGGACCGAGGTCGATGACGTGGTCCGCGTGCGCCATCACGGCCTGGTGGTGCTCGATCACGACGACGCTCTTGCCCGAGTCGACGAGTCGGTCGAAGAGCCCGAGCAGCTGCGCGACGTCGGCGAGGTGCAGCCCCGTCGTCGGTTCGTCGAGGACGACGATGCCGCCCGGCTCGCCGAGGTGCGCCGCGAGCTTGAGCCGCTGCCGCTCGCCGCCGGACAGCGTCGTGAGCGGCTGGCCGATGGTCAGGTACCCCAGGCCGACGTCGACGAGTCGCTGCAGGACGGCGTGCGCGGCGGGGATCCGGGCGTCACCTGCGGCGAAGAACTGCTCCGCCTCGGCCACGGGCATCGCGAGCACCTCGCTGATGTCCTTCCCGCCGAGTCGGTACGCGAGCACGGACTGGTCGAACCGCTTGCCGTCGCACTCCGCGCACGTGGTGGAGACGCCGGCCATCATCCCGAGGTCGGTGTAGACCACGCCGGCCCCGTTGCACGCCGGACAGGCCCCCTCGGAGTTGGCGCTGAACAGGGCCGGCTTGACGCCGTTCGCCTTCGCGAAGGCCTTGCGGACGGGCTCGAGGAGCCCGGTGTACGTGGCCGGGTTGCTTCGACGTGAGCCCCTGATGGCGCTCTGGTCGATGGCCACGACGTCGTCGCGCGAGGCCAGCGAGCCGTGGATCAGCGTGCTCTTGCCGGACCCGGCGACCCCGGTGACGACGGTGAGCACCCCGAGTGGCACGTCGACGTCCACGTGCTGCAGGTTGTGCCGGTCCGCACCGCGGATCTCGATCGCGCCGGTGGGGTGTCGGAACGAGGACTTCACCGACACCCGGTCGTCGAGGTGCTTCCCGGTGACCGTCCCGCTCCCCCGCAGTCCGTCGATCGGCCCCTGGTAGCAGAGCGTTCCGCCATCGGTGCCTGCACCAGGGCCGAGGTCGACGACGTGGTCCGCGATGCGGATCACCTCGGGCTTGTGCTCGACCACCAGCACGGTGTTGCCCTTGTCGCGGAGGCGGAGCAACAGCCCGTTCATCCGCTCGATGTCGTGCGGGTGGAGGCCGGTGCTCGGTTCGTCGAAGACGTACGTGACGTCGCTGAGGCTCGACCCGAGGTGCTTGACCATCTTCACGCGCTGCCCTTCCCCACCGGAGAGCGTGCCGGTGGGACGGTCGAGTGACAGGTACCCGAGCCCGATCTCGACGAAGGCGTCGACCGCGTCGCGGAGGCCGTCCAGCAGCGGACCGACCGAGGGTTCGTCGAGCCCGTGCAGCCAGGCGGCGAGGTCGGTGATCTGCATCGCACACACCTCGGCGATGTCCTTGCCGGCGACCTTCGACGACCGTGCGGTCTCGTTGAGGCGCGTCCCACCGCAGTCAGGGCACGTGGTGAACGCGACGGCTCGGTCGACGAACGCCCGGATGTGCGGCTGCATCGCTTCGCGGTCCTTCTGCAGGAACGACCGGCGGACCCGGTGCACGAGCCCTTCGTACGTCATGTTGATGCCGGCGATCTTCTGCTTCGTCGGCTCGCGGTACAGGAAGTCCTGCCGTTCCTGCTCGGTGAAGTCCCGGATCGGCTTGTCCCCGTCGAAGTACCCGGACTCGGCGTACAGGCGGACGTTCCAGCCGTCGGTGCCGTAGCCGGGGATCGTGAGGGCGCCGTTCCGCAGCGCGCGCGAGTCGTCGAACAGCTGTGTGAGGTCGATGTCGGTGACGCTCCCCCGCCCTTCGCACCGGGCACACATGCCACCGAGGCGGTTGAAGGACACCTTCTGCGCCTTGGCGTCAGTGCCCTTCTGCACGGTGATGGCGCCGCCCGCCGACACCGTCGCAAGGTTGAACGAGAACGCGTTCGGCCCGCCGACGTGCGGCTGACCGAGCCGGCTGAACAGGATCCGGAGCATGGCGTTGGCGTCCGTCACCGTCCCCACGGTCGACCGCGGGTCCGCGCCGATCCGTTCCTGGTCGACCACGATCGCCGTGGTGAGGCCGTCCAGGACGTCGACGTCCGGACGGCCGAGCGACGGCATGAAGCCCTGCACGAAGGCGCTGTAGGTCTCGTTGATCATCCGCTGCGACTCGGCGGCGACGGTGGCGAAGACGAGCGAACTCTTGCCGGAGCCGGACACCCCGGTGAAGACGGTCAGCCGTCGCTTGGGCAGGTCGACGTCCACGTCGCGGAGGTTGTTCTCGCGTGCTCCGCGCACACGGATGCGGTCGTGACGGTCGGCTGCCGGGACCTCGGGCTTCTCCATGCCGCTCAGGGTACCGACGAGT
This genomic interval carries:
- a CDS encoding shikimate dehydrogenase, with amino-acid sequence MERVLVGLIGSGLSRSLTPLMHETEGARLGLDSEYRLLDLDALGRPATDLPAVLDEVQAQGFAAVNVTHPCKQAVMPLLDELDPDAARIGAVNLVVFRDGRRIGHNTDWLGFRIAIERGPGSVAGAAVVQFGAGGAGAAIAYALVSLGVARLTIVDADADRAEGLRVSLGSDVVDTVALDDVPSVLAQADGAVNATPLGMNDDGRAAFDPSVLPAQAWVADAVYFPIDTPLLRAARAAGRRTVDGGWMAVGQAVASIREITGRSPDLDRVRVDFIGFLRDGRIAGSR
- a CDS encoding excinuclease ABC subunit UvrA, which translates into the protein MEKPEVPAADRHDRIRVRGARENNLRDVDVDLPKRRLTVFTGVSGSGKSSLVFATVAAESQRMINETYSAFVQGFMPSLGRPDVDVLDGLTTAIVVDQERIGADPRSTVGTVTDANAMLRILFSRLGQPHVGGPNAFSFNLATVSAGGAITVQKGTDAKAQKVSFNRLGGMCARCEGRGSVTDIDLTQLFDDSRALRNGALTIPGYGTDGWNVRLYAESGYFDGDKPIRDFTEQERQDFLYREPTKQKIAGINMTYEGLVHRVRRSFLQKDREAMQPHIRAFVDRAVAFTTCPDCGGTRLNETARSSKVAGKDIAEVCAMQITDLAAWLHGLDEPSVGPLLDGLRDAVDAFVEIGLGYLSLDRPTGTLSGGEGQRVKMVKHLGSSLSDVTYVFDEPSTGLHPHDIERMNGLLLRLRDKGNTVLVVEHKPEVIRIADHVVDLGPGAGTDGGTLCYQGPIDGLRGSGTVTGKHLDDRVSVKSSFRHPTGAIEIRGADRHNLQHVDVDVPLGVLTVVTGVAGSGKSTLIHGSLASRDDVVAIDQSAIRGSRRSNPATYTGLLEPVRKAFAKANGVKPALFSANSEGACPACNGAGVVYTDLGMMAGVSTTCAECDGKRFDQSVLAYRLGGKDISEVLAMPVAEAEQFFAAGDARIPAAHAVLQRLVDVGLGYLTIGQPLTTLSGGERQRLKLAAHLGEPGGIVVLDEPTTGLHLADVAQLLGLFDRLVDSGKSVVVIEHHQAVMAHADHVIDLGPGAGHDGGRVVFEGTPAELVADRTTLTGKHLADYVRG